The Gemmatimonas aurantiaca genomic sequence CGGACATCCCGCGCTCGACACGCTCACGGTCATCGAAAGCGTGCCGTTTGCCGATGTGTTGCGGCGCATGCAGAAGCCTTCGCAGAACCAGATCGCCGAACTGCTGTTCCGCACGTCGGGCTATGTCACGAGCGGTGACGGTTCGCTGGACAGTGCGCGGGCCGTGGGGGCGCGGACGCTGGCCGGGTGGGGCATCACCGCGCAGGACGCGGCGTATCGTGATGGCAGTGGACTGTCGCGGCACGACTATCTCACGCCGCGCGCCGTGGTGCGTGTGCTCGACGCGATGCATCGTTCGCCGTGGTACGATCTGTTCCGGAACGCGTTGCCCCTGGCGGGCGTGGATGGCACGATCGGCAACCGCATGAAGGGCACCCCGGCGCAGGGCAACGCACACGCCAAGACGGGTACGCTGGACAAGGCGCGTTCGCTGTCGGGATACGTGACCAGCAGCGATGGCCGGCTGCTCTTCTTCTCGCTGTTGTGCAACAACTTCTCGGTTCCCACGCGCGAAGTGGAGCGGGTGCAGGATCTGCTGGTGAGCACGATGGCGGGTGGGACGTTTCCGGCGATGCAGTGATGGGTTCCGGGGTGATGGGTTTGGAGAGGCGTCGGCGGGCGCACCACGAGGCGTGTTCGGATGGGTGATGCGGAGGGACGCGGCAGCTATCGACTCGCGTATGCAGACGCCCTCGCGAGTGTGCTCGCGTCCTGTGCGCATCGCACGACGCCGGTCGTCACGATTGCCCTGACCGACGCGCTCGGGCACGCGTTGGCGGCACCGGTGACGAGTCCGGTCGCGCTGCCGCCGTGGGACAATTCCGGCATGGACGGCTACGCCGTGCGCCGCGCCGACGTGCTGGGCGCGGGTGCCGCAGCGCCACGGGTGCTCGGGGTGATCGGCACGAGTGTGGCCGGCAGTGATCCCAGGCAGTTGCCGGCGCTGACGGATGGACATGCCGTGCGTATCATGACCGGTGCGCCCATCCCGCCTGGTGCGGATGCGGTCATTCGTGTGGAGGATACGGAGGTATCGACGGACGCGTCTGCGGAGACCGAGGGCGCGTCGGTGCGCATCCTGAACGACCGGGATGCCCAGGGACGCGGCAACATCCGGGCACGCGGCGAGGATGTGCAACCGGGTGTTCCGCTCTTCGCGGCCGGCACGTCCGTTCGTTCGGCGCACCTCGGGCTGCTGGCGTCCATCGGGTATGCGCAGGTGGCCGTGCATCGCGCGCCACGTGTCACCGTGCTGTCGAGTGGCGACGAACTCGTCACCGTGGAGCAGTTCGATCAGGTGCTGGCGGGTTCACGCATCGTGTCCTCGAGCAGCTATGCGTTGCCGGCGCTGTTGCGTTCGGCTGGCGCCGAGGTGACCATGGCGCCTCTGGTGAACGACACGCTCGATGCGATGGTGCAGGCCATGGACACGGCGCTCACCGGCGGCTGCGATCTGCTCGTCACGACAGGTGGTGTCTCGGTGGGCGCGCACGATTACACCCGCGACGCCCTCGCGGCACTTGGCGGCGTGCAGCAATTCTGGCGGGCGCGTATCCGCCCCGGTGGCCCGATCGGAACGGGCATGGTGCGCGACATCCCCTGGATCGGCCTGCCCGGCAATCCGGTGTCCACGCTGGTGACGGGCATGCTCTTCGCCTGGCCGTTGCTGCGACAACTGGGCGGACATGGGCGCACGTGCCACGTGAAACTGCCCGTGCGCATGACGAACGCGGCGGAGACACCGGCTGCGCTCACGCATTTCCTGCGTGCGCAATTGGCCGTGGGGCACGACGGTCAGCTCGAAGCCACCATCACCGGCGCGCAAGGATCGAATCTGCAGCAGAGCATTGCGCTGGCCGATGCGCTGATAGAAGTGCCGGAGCCGGTGGGGCGTGTGGAGGCCGGCATGACGCTCGGGGCCATGCTGATTCCGGATGGGCCTTTTGTTGCGAAGGCGTGAGATCGTCGGAACAAATAAAACAGCAACTGCTTTGCCGCGGATTGCGCGGATGCGGCGGATTTACGCGGATCAAACAGCGGTCACTCCCGCAGTATCCGTGTAAATCCGCGACATCCGCGTAATCCGCGGCAAGGCAGTTGCTGTTTGGCTGACGTCACCGAACTGCCATCAGCCCATTGGATTGAGACGGACCATCCAAGCCAAATGCCTTCATCGTCTGCCCGAAATCGAAATACACACCGCGTTCGGCGACGGGAATTCCTGACAGCTCCTTCTCCGGTACAAGCACAGCCTGCAATGCGGCGTCGATGATCTGCCCGACTTCGTTCGGAGAAGGCACGATGGCCGACGACGACTGAGCCTCCACCGGCGCGACGGCCAGTACGAAGCCCAACCCAAGGACCAAAATCCTCCGGCCGCCGATCAGCATCCTGCGCATCACGGGTGCATCGTCATGGGTACGTCCTCCCCTCCCGCAGGCAAAGCAGACCGGCCGCTGTCGCCCGGCCCGGCAATGGCCCAAGTTGCCATCATCGTGCAACCGACCTCCGCATTCACGTATTCCGATGCCACGTTTTGAAATCTCCGCGCTCGACCCCGCGGCGCAAGCGCTTGCCACACTGCACGGTGACGCGCTCGATGCCGCGTTGGCCAAGCGGTTCACACTGGCCGAAGTCGGGATCACGGTGGGCGCCGAACCGCATGCGCGCACATTTCAGCTCATCAAGCCCGCCAACGCCGATCACCTGATCAGCGAAGCCGACTACGTGCACGACGAACGCCTGCCGTACTGGGCGGATCTCTGGCCATCGGCGCGCGTACTGGCCGGTGCGCTGCTCACTGAACAGGGGCACGGACGTACGCTGCTCGAGCTCGGATGTGGACTCGGACTGGATACCGTGGCGGCAATGGCGGCGGGGTTCACCGTCACGAGCACCGATTATTACGAGGACGCGCTGCATGTCGCGCGCAGCAATGCCCGGCGCAATCTCGGACAGGAGCCCACGGTGCGCATGGTGAACTGGCGTCACTGGCCCGAGGACCTCGGCACCTTCGACGTGGTGATGGCAGCCGACGTCCTGTATGAACAGGAATACGCCACGCTGGTGGCCGATTGTCTGGCCCGTGCCCTCCGCCCCGATGGGGTGGCGCTCGTCGCCGACCCCGGGCGGCTGGCGCTGCCCACGTTCCGCGACCGTCTGCCTACGGCGGGCCTCCGGATCGATCACATCACGACCACCCCGTTCGAGGAAGGGGCGGTGAAACAGCAGGTGCAGATCATGCACATTCGGAAAATCTGAATCGCTCGACGCCGATCACAAAGTCTGGGACCCCAAACCCATCCCCCACCACCCGCAACGGGCGCCCATGGCGCCTTCAGACGTGCCGTCCGCGTCCGACACCCATTGTCGCGGACACACCACAATCCGGGCTCCGACGGCATGTTTTCCCTCTGGGAGCGCGTGGCATCATCCTTCCAGTAGAGCCCGGCATGCCGCACACTCCATCGCCCAAGGCCCCCTCCCTCCTGCGGGCCCCGCTCCTGGCGCTCGGCACGCTTGCCGTCGCCGCGCTCGCCCTGGCACCGCTCGCTGCACTGCGTGCACAGTCGTTGACTGGCCATGCCCCGCTCGTCCTCGCCACCAGCGCCAGGACCGACACGGTGCCGGCCCAGGTCGTCGACGGAGAGGTCAGCGACCTGTTCCTCAAGGGTAAGCAGCTCGAAGTGCGTTATCGCAATACCGGCACCGTGGCCACGATCATCGAAGGCGAGCTGCAGGTGCGGGATGAAAACGACGAGGTGGTGCTGGCGGTGTCATTTGCCGAAGCCCGCCGCATCGACGCCGGTCGCTCGGAGAAATTCCGGCTGGCCATGCCACAGCTGGAGCCGGGCCACTACACCCTCTACGCCGTGGTCGACTTCGGCGGCGAGATGATGACCGCGGCCCAGGCCGCCCTCGAAGTACGCAAATAAGTACCGAAGCAGCGCGGGAGCAGTACGACCGTACGGCTCCCGACGCATCAATGCATCCGGATCACGCCGAGCCCGCGGGCTCGGCGAGCTTCGACGCCACGATTTCGGAGATGTCGAACACCGGCACTTCCCTGCCCGTGCTGGCCACACCGTCGTTGATCATCGTCATGCAGAAGGGGCACGCCACGGCGATCTGATCGGCGCCCGTCGCCAGCAGTTCCTCGCTGCGTTCGACGTTGACGCGCTTGCCGACGTTCTCCTCCATCCACATGCGTCCACCGCCGGCGCCACAGCACATGCCGCGGCTCTTCGTACGCTTGGGTTCCACCAGCTCCACGATGGGCAGCGCCTTCTTGAGCGTGTTGCGGGGCGCATCGTAGATCTCGTTGTAGCGGCCCAGATAACACGAGTCGTGATAGGCCACCTTGAGACGCTGACCATGCTCGGTGTCGAGCGGCACGCGACCCTCGGCCAGCAGGCGTTCGATGTACTCGGTGTGATGAATGACTTCGTAGTGTCCGCCCAGATCGGGGAACTCCTTCCCCATCTGATGGAAACAATGCGGGCAGAACGTGACGATGGTCTTCACCGCATATCCATCGAGCGTCTCGATGACCCCCTTGGCGAGCATCTGGTAGAGATACTCGTTGCCCATGCGCCGGGCCGGATCGCCGTGACAGGTCTCTTCCTGACCGAGAATGGCGAACTTCACGTTGGCCGCCTGCAGAATGCGCGCGAACGCCACCGTGATCTTCTTGGCACGGTCGTCGAACGAACCGGCACAGCCCACCCAGAAGAGAATGTCCGGCTTCTCTTCCGCGGCCGCCATCTCCGCCATGGTGGGAATGTTCATGCCTTCCGCCCACTGCTCACGATCGGCGGCACTGAACGCCCACGGGCTGCCATTGCGCTCGAGACTGGTGAGCGCCGGCTGCAACTCCTCGGGGAAGCGCGACTCCATGAGCATCAGGTCGCGACGCAGCTCGTTGATGATCTCGAGCTGATCGATACTCACCGGGCACTCCTGCACACACGCCCGGCAGCTCGTGCAGGCCCAGAGTTCTTCCTCGGTGATCCAGTCGTCGAGCAGGTGCTTGTCCAGCACGGCCTGCTGCGTTTCGGTGACCGCGCCACCGGCCGCGGCCACGGCGTCGATGACGGTGGCCTTCTCCGTCAGACGCGCGCGCGTCTTCACCATGATCATGCGCGGCGAGAGCACCTTGCCGGTGATGTTGGCCGGGCAGGCCGCCGTGCAGCGTCCGCATTCCGTGCAGGAATACCCGTCCAGCAGATTCTTCCACGACAGATGCTCGATGTCGGCCGCGCCGAACTGTTCAGCGTCCTCGGCTTCGAGATCCATCGGCTTCATCGCCCCGATGCGCCCCGGTCCGCTGGTGTTGGAGAACCAGACGTTGATGAGCGACGTGAGCACGTGCAGGTGCTTCGACTTGGGCAGGTGGTTCAGGAACCACAGGATCAGCACCGCGTGGATCCACCAGCACACCCGCGCCATGATG encodes the following:
- the glp gene encoding gephyrin-like molybdotransferase Glp, with the protein product MGDAEGRGSYRLAYADALASVLASCAHRTTPVVTIALTDALGHALAAPVTSPVALPPWDNSGMDGYAVRRADVLGAGAAAPRVLGVIGTSVAGSDPRQLPALTDGHAVRIMTGAPIPPGADAVIRVEDTEVSTDASAETEGASVRILNDRDAQGRGNIRARGEDVQPGVPLFAAGTSVRSAHLGLLASIGYAQVAVHRAPRVTVLSSGDELVTVEQFDQVLAGSRIVSSSSYALPALLRSAGAEVTMAPLVNDTLDAMVQAMDTALTGGCDLLVTTGGVSVGAHDYTRDALAALGGVQQFWRARIRPGGPIGTGMVRDIPWIGLPGNPVSTLVTGMLFAWPLLRQLGGHGRTCHVKLPVRMTNAAETPAALTHFLRAQLAVGHDGQLEATITGAQGSNLQQSIALADALIEVPEPVGRVEAGMTLGAMLIPDGPFVAKA
- a CDS encoding methyltransferase domain-containing protein, whose amino-acid sequence is MPRFEISALDPAAQALATLHGDALDAALAKRFTLAEVGITVGAEPHARTFQLIKPANADHLISEADYVHDERLPYWADLWPSARVLAGALLTEQGHGRTLLELGCGLGLDTVAAMAAGFTVTSTDYYEDALHVARSNARRNLGQEPTVRMVNWRHWPEDLGTFDVVMAADVLYEQEYATLVADCLARALRPDGVALVADPGRLALPTFRDRLPTAGLRIDHITTTPFEEGAVKQQVQIMHIRKI
- a CDS encoding (Fe-S)-binding protein; the protein is MTLSNLVFAVILAGGFWMFVPQAQRLVRWLKLARPEDRTDHPDIRTKNFVLIGLAQSKILRDPFGGLMHALVFWGFCVLGLGTLEIWIQGLYTPFTWGVILPRFLYVPYVFSQEIFAVFVLMPVGYLLYRRLVLKPRRFTVDAVHSGEAVLILGVIATLMITLLLVFVGEAMQPGADRVGRPITALLLPLFRGMSPETAHIMARVCWWIHAVLILWFLNHLPKSKHLHVLTSLINVWFSNTSGPGRIGAMKPMDLEAEDAEQFGAADIEHLSWKNLLDGYSCTECGRCTAACPANITGKVLSPRMIMVKTRARLTEKATVIDAVAAAGGAVTETQQAVLDKHLLDDWITEEELWACTSCRACVQECPVSIDQLEIINELRRDLMLMESRFPEELQPALTSLERNGSPWAFSAADREQWAEGMNIPTMAEMAAAEEKPDILFWVGCAGSFDDRAKKITVAFARILQAANVKFAILGQEETCHGDPARRMGNEYLYQMLAKGVIETLDGYAVKTIVTFCPHCFHQMGKEFPDLGGHYEVIHHTEYIERLLAEGRVPLDTEHGQRLKVAYHDSCYLGRYNEIYDAPRNTLKKALPIVELVEPKRTKSRGMCCGAGGGRMWMEENVGKRVNVERSEELLATGADQIAVACPFCMTMINDGVASTGREVPVFDISEIVASKLAEPAGSA